From the genome of Natrinema marinum:
GCGTCGCGTCGCGCTCGATCGCGTCGTCGACGGCCGCCGCAACATCACCCCCGTCGGCCGCCCGGTGCACTGCGTCGTCCGACGGCTCGATCCCCCCGTCTGCGTGTGAGTCCTCTCGGCTCGAGTGGGATGCCAACAGTTCGCAGAGCTTCGCGCCCGCCTTCGTCGAGCTCTCGCGGAATTCGCGGGGCATCGTCACCGCGTGGAGTCGCTCGTCGACCGCCAACAGTCGCTCGCGGTCGCCGTCCGCGCTCGCGGCGTGTGCGTTGGCGAGTGCGACGGTCTCGCAGGGACCGACGACGCGCCGCAGGTACGCCGCGATCAGTTCTCGAAGGTCGTCACCGTCTTCGATCCGGTCTTCGTTGAGATACTGCTCGAGGCCGTACGAAGCGGTGTATCCCCCGACGGGGAGAAACGAGTCCGAGAGGCGAAGCGCGGTCAGGAACGGCGCGGGATCAGTGGTCATGATGAGAGTGGCTGTGATCGTGCTCGCCGTGTTCGTGGCTGTGCCCGCCAGCGTGGTGGCTGTGGTCGTGCTCGAGGTCGGGAACGGGGCGACGGCCACCGTCGGAATCGGTCTCCGAGTCCTCGAGTTCGGTTACGAACAGCTCCGCCTCGACCGTCGTCGCCCGGATCTCGGAGCCGGGGACGACGTCGGCGACGATGCGTTCGACGATGTGGCGGTCGGCTGCGAGCGGGACGTAGACGACCCCATCGTCGACCGCGAGATCCCAGTGCTGGTTGCCGACGCGGTGACCGAGGTCGACCGCGGCCTCGAGCGCCTCGCTCGTCGCGTCGGGCAGCGAGATCGCGAGCGCGTCGCGGGGTTCGAACGTGACAGCGATCATCCGGTCGTCGTCGACCAGCAGTACGTCGCCAGCCGATACGGCCGGTTTGTCGACGATGACGCCCACCTCGGTCCCCGCGTCCGTCGTCGCCCGGAACCGCGACCGGCGGCGGTTCTCGGCATCGAGGACGACCCACTCGAGGGAGCCTCGCTCCTCGTGGGTCTCGCGCAGCGTCTCGAGTTCGTCGTCGGCGTGGACGTTGCCGACGACCCCGTCGATTCGCTCCATCAGTATCGCCGGTCGGCTGGAATGCCGACCCCTACCGTCTGCCGTCTCGTCTCGTCCCACGCAGCGCGCAGGGCCGCGGTCACGTCCGCCTGTCGGTGACCGAGGAGTCGGACGATCGCGCCGGCGTCGAAGGGAAGCCTCGAGACGCCGGCCGCGACATCCTCGCACTCGCCGAGCCGATCGCGGACGGATTCGATCAGCGCGTCGAGTTCCGCGCTCGCAGAATCGGGTTCCCCGTCCCCGTCCGGCGCGAAGACGTACAGCGAGCCGACGACGCCGTACTCGCCGACGCTGGCCGGATCCCGCGGGTCGCGCTCCTCGGGTCGCAGGTCGACGGCGTCGGCACAGACCAACCGGTCGTCGCACTCGGCCTCGACGCGCGCGTGATAGTGGTCGAAGGTGAACGGCTCGTGGTCGCTCAGGCCGTCCGGAACGAGCACGTCCGCGACGACGACGACCGAGCCCGGAGTGAGGTCGACCGAGACGGTCTGGAGACAGCGGGCGTCCTCGTTGACGATCGTCGGGCCCGGAACGTACTCGAGGTAGCTCCCCGCCTCCGCGCGGAGCGCGGCGTCGAGGTGGGCGTAGTTCTCGTTCATGCTGTGTACCTTCGTCGCGCTCTGGGTCGTCAATTGGGCGCGAGCGCCGGCTCGCGCGTCGATCGTCATCCGATGACGGTCGCCCTGTGCGACGCCACCCGTCGGCTCCTGCGCGACCAGCGTCGTCAGCCCGGGCACCGGATCGGTCTCCAGCGTCCCGGTGTGGTGGTAGGGGACTTCCACGCGGTCGCGGAGCAGGCGGGTCGGGCCGTCGCCCTCGCGGGCGAACGTCGCCTCGAGCAGCCCGTTTTTACCTGGGCCGCCGGCGGGAGCCTGCGCGAGGGGTTCCTCGGCGTAGCCCTCGAACGCGGGCGGCAGTCGGGCGGGGTCGGTCGCGGCGCTCGAGCGGCCCGCGCTCACGCGAACAACACCTCGCGTTCGACGTGCTCGAGGACCGCCTCGACCCCCTCGCCGTCCTTGCAGTTGGTGAAGACGAACGGCTCCTCGCCCCGGACCGAAGCGGCATCTCTCTCGATCACCGAGAGGTCGGCGTCGACGTGAGGGGCGAGATCGGTCTTGTTGACGACCAGCAGGTCCGCCTGGGTGACGCCGGGACCGCGCTTGCGCGGGATGTCCTCGCCCTCCGCGACGGAGATGATAAACAGGAAGTAGTCGGCGAGTTCGGGGTTGAACGTCGCGGCGAGGTTGTCGCCGCCGCTCTCGATGAGCACCACGTCCAGATCGGGGTGGCGCTCGGTGAACTCGTCGATGGCCGCGAGGTTCATCGAGGGATCCTCGCGGATTCCCGTGTGCGGACAGGCCCCCGTTTCGACGCCCTCCACGAGATCCGCGGGCAACAGGTCGGCGAACGACTCGCGGAAGACGTCGGCGTCCTCCTGGGTCATGATGTCGTTGGCGATGACGCCTACCTCGTAGTCGCGCGCGACGAGTTCGGGGACGAGTTCTCGGACCATCGCCGTCTTCCCCGAGCCGACGGGACCGCCGAGGCCGACTTTCGCCACGTCTCGGTACCCCATCAGTCACCCTCCATCGGTTCGGTACCGCCGTCGACTTCGTGTGCGTCTCCGTCCGCGGTCGCATCGTCCGTCCCGAGCTCCTCGTCCGGGTCCGGATCGACCGTCTCGAGCTGGTCATGACTGTCGGCCCGGATCGGATCGTGAACGGTAACGAGCTTCGTGCCGTCGGGGAAGACCGGCTCGACCTGAATCATGTCGACTAGCTCGGGAACGCCGTCCATCACGTCCTCGCGGGTCAGTAGCTGGGTTGCCTCCGAGCGGATCTGTGAGACCGATTTCCCTTCTCGAGCGGCCTCGCAGGCCCAGTCCGAGATATAGGCGACCGTCTCGGGATGGTTTAACTTCACGCCGCGGTCCTTCCGACGGCGGGCGAGTTCGGCGGCCATGAAGACCGTCAGCCGCTCCATCTCCTTCGGCGAGAGGTTCATCGGCCCACCTCCGAACGGGCGGTCGGCCGGCCTCGTCGGCTCGAGTTTA
Proteins encoded in this window:
- the ureG gene encoding urease accessory protein UreG: MGYRDVAKVGLGGPVGSGKTAMVRELVPELVARDYEVGVIANDIMTQEDADVFRESFADLLPADLVEGVETGACPHTGIREDPSMNLAAIDEFTERHPDLDVVLIESGGDNLAATFNPELADYFLFIISVAEGEDIPRKRGPGVTQADLLVVNKTDLAPHVDADLSVIERDAASVRGEEPFVFTNCKDGEGVEAVLEHVEREVLFA
- a CDS encoding urease accessory protein UreD, encoding MSAGRSSAATDPARLPPAFEGYAEEPLAQAPAGGPGKNGLLEATFAREGDGPTRLLRDRVEVPYHHTGTLETDPVPGLTTLVAQEPTGGVAQGDRHRMTIDARAGARAQLTTQSATKVHSMNENYAHLDAALRAEAGSYLEYVPGPTIVNEDARCLQTVSVDLTPGSVVVVADVLVPDGLSDHEPFTFDHYHARVEAECDDRLVCADAVDLRPEERDPRDPASVGEYGVVGSLYVFAPDGDGEPDSASAELDALIESVRDRLGECEDVAAGVSRLPFDAGAIVRLLGHRQADVTAALRAAWDETRRQTVGVGIPADRRY
- a CDS encoding urease accessory protein UreF, whose product is MTTDPAPFLTALRLSDSFLPVGGYTASYGLEQYLNEDRIEDGDDLRELIAAYLRRVVGPCETVALANAHAASADGDRERLLAVDERLHAVTMPREFRESSTKAGAKLCELLASHSSREDSHADGGIEPSDDAVHRAADGGDVAAAVDDAIERDATPGHYPVVFGVVAEARGLSRLETCLAHAYSFVTGLLGAAQRLGRFGHTEIQSVLETLQPVIATVCERHVSDDVTAMAPFAPLAEIMGMRHEHAGRRLFMS
- a CDS encoding urease subunit gamma — its product is MNLSPKEMERLTVFMAAELARRRKDRGVKLNHPETVAYISDWACEAAREGKSVSQIRSEATQLLTREDVMDGVPELVDMIQVEPVFPDGTKLVTVHDPIRADSHDQLETVDPDPDEELGTDDATADGDAHEVDGGTEPMEGD
- the ureE gene encoding urease accessory protein UreE; translation: MERIDGVVGNVHADDELETLRETHEERGSLEWVVLDAENRRRSRFRATTDAGTEVGVIVDKPAVSAGDVLLVDDDRMIAVTFEPRDALAISLPDATSEALEAAVDLGHRVGNQHWDLAVDDGVVYVPLAADRHIVERIVADVVPGSEIRATTVEAELFVTELEDSETDSDGGRRPVPDLEHDHSHHAGGHSHEHGEHDHSHSHHDH